The nucleotide window TTTTAATGCGGGACCGGCCGTTTTACCGGTGGAAGTGCTGGAAGAAGCCCGGGATCAGATGATTGAATACCAGGCTTCGGGTATGTCGCTGCTGGAAAGCAGCCACCGGGGTAAAGAATATGACGCGGTCCATGCCGAGGCCGTCGCCAATTACCGCAGTCTCCTCAATTGTTCGGACGATTACGCCGTGTGTTTTGTGGCCGGGGGGGCGAGTTTGCAGTTTGCAATGATCCCCCTCAATTTTCTCGGCGCCGGTCAGACCGCGGATTATGCCAATTCCGGGGCGTGGGCTGCCAAAGCCGTCAAAGAAGCCGCCATTGTCGGCAAAGTCAACATTGCCGCCAATACCGCAAAAGACATCCCGACGCGGGTGCCGGCCGCCGGCGATCTCAAGCTGACCGGCGGCGCGGCTTACGTGCATATCACCTCCAATGAAACCATATCGGGCGCGCAATGGAAGTCTTTTCCCGCCACGGAAAGCCCGCTCGTGGCCGACATGTCTTCGGACATTCTGTCGCGGCCGTTTGATATCAACCAATTCGGCCTTATCTACGCCGGCGCCCAGAAAAATCTCGGGCCGTCGGGCCTTGCCCTGGTGGTGATCCGCAAGGATCTGGCCGAGCGCGGCGCCGACAATCTGCCCGCCATTCTTAAATACAAGACGTTTATCGCGGAAAATTCGCTTTATAACACGCCACCCTGTTTCAGCATTTACATTATGATGCTGGTCTCGCGCTGGATGCTGAAAAAAGGGCTGGAAAACATTTATCGCGGCAACCGGGAGAAAGCGGCGAAAATTTACGGTGTTATTGACAAGAGCGGTTTTTATAAAGGCACGGCCGCGCGCGAATGCCGGTCCGACATGAACGTAACTTTTCGTCTGCCAAGCGAGGGGCTGGAAGAGCAGTTTGTCAAAGAAGCCTCAAAACATGGCATGAAAGGATTGAAGGGACACCGTTCGGTCGGGGGTATCCGGGCTTCAATTTACAATGCCTTTCCGCCCGAAGGCGTTGATGCGCTCGCCGCTTTCATGCGCGAATTTGAGCGCAAGAACGGATAAAAAAACGGCCGGCCGCGGAAGGACGCAAAATCCGCATGGCCCGGATCACCGCGGGTATAAATTGAAATTTGAAAATCAAACATTGAAAATAACGCGCGGGCGCGGCGCCATGCTGGCCGCGCTCATAACCGCCGCGCTGGCCGGCTGCGCCCACGTTCCGCCGAAAATTGACCCCGCCGGGCCGGTTGAATACACGGTAACGGTTCAGGCCGACCGGACATGGCAAAACAGCGGCATCAAGGTCAAGCACGGCCAGATTATTCAATGCGCGGCCGAGGGCCAGTGGAACGACCATTTTGCCTCTTACGGGCCCGAGGGAAATCCCGCTGTTTACAAGAAACATTTCGGCGTCAACGCCCCGGCCAATGCCCTCATCATGCGGATCTGCGGGCAGACCAACCTGACCTATTTTATAGGCAAAGAAACCAATATAATTGCCGAAAGGTCGGGGCAGCTCCATTTCCGTAAAAACTATTCCCTGCCGATCGGCATGAAGGGTGAAATTCAGATAAAAGTCAAGGTTTGCGCAGACGCCGATGGCGACGGCATCTGCGACTATGACGAAATCCACGTCTATAAAACCAACCCCTTGAGCCCCGACTCGGACGGCGACGGGTTCTCCGATCTTGAAGAAACCGCCGAGATGCGGAAGAAGGCGGAAGAAAACCGCTGATCTTTCCGCTCAGCCGAAGATCAGACTGAGCGAATCGTTGCAGGACACAAATCGGCCCTTTTCACGGGCGGCTTCAAGCTTGCGCCGGTTCCATTTCTGTAAACGATAAAGAACGGCAAATACGAACTCCGGCGCCGCTCCTCCCTGGCCGCCGACCAGCTCGCCGCCGCGGCGCACGTTGTCCTGCATCCAGGGCGGCAGCCGCAGATGGTAGGGATTGCGGCGGACCTCGCCGACGTGAAAGGAAAGGGCCGCGAGCGTATCCGCAAGGTCGGCCACGCTGACTTCAACCATCAGGTTGGGATTATTCATCGGCGCCCAGAATTCAGTGTGGCAGATCCAGCAGCAGAATGATTCCGGCAGGGTGCGCAGGGCGTCGGCCACCAGCAGCTGCGTCCCGACATGCGTGCTGTTCCAGTCGTTTTCGTGGGGCACAAAAATCACCTGCGGCTGATTGTCGTTGATTATTTTGGCCGCAATCTGAACCGATTTGCCCCAGAGTTCGGGGGTCTGTTCCCTGCTTTTCGGGTTTATTTTTTCCAGGCCGGTCGCGGCGGTCTGAATAAGACCGAATCCGAGATACTCGCAGGCGCCGCGCAGTTCGTTCAGCCGCTCCATCTGGCGGTCCTTGCGGCTGCCCAGCGTTACCGCCACGTTGATCACGTTCATTTTCAATTCGCGCAGAAGGCGCAGGGGCAGGGCGCCGACAATGCATTCGTCGTCGGGGTGAGGCGAAAAAACGAGCGCGCGCGGCGCTTCTTTGGAAAGGGTTGACCGCGGTTTGGACGGGAACCCGCCCAGTTGAAGGTCTGTGCCCTCATTGATCAGGCGTGCGTATTCGGAAACAAATTTCAGATATGGATTGCTGGACATTGTTGACCTCAATTAAGATTTTTCCGCAGGGATCAAATGCGGATAAAAATACCATTTTGCGGAAGAGATGCAAGGAAAGAGTTAACGTGCCGGATGAGCGCAAATTACCAGCTGACCCGCCAGTTGTTAATGCTCTTCTGGTATGATTGGCCGCGATAAGTGAAGTTGGTGTCGCTGGTGCGCGTTACGCACCAGATAAGAAAATCGCCGTCCGCGGAATAATACATTGCCGCCGGGTCGCAATAAGGATCATGATCGTAATAGCCCTGCCGGGGCAGGTTCGCGCCCGAACTGGATCCGAAGCACCTGGAATGGACGGCTCCCGAGGAGGAATATATCATTTTCCAGATATTGGAAACCTGGCTGTAAACGCCGATGTCCGCGATATTATCGCCGTCGTAATCCCCCGGCACCGGGAGCCAGGCGGAACTGCCGAGGGAAACCGACCACACTTCGCCGAAGGCGTTTGAAACGGTCCATAATCCGGAATCATATACGGCAATGTCCGTCAGCCGATCGCCGTCATAATCCTCCGGGGCCGGAACCGCGCCCATGCCGGCAATCGGCGGCAGAATCACGATTCTGTTCAGCGATGAATAAAGAATCGCCCAGTACCCGCGCCAGTAAAGGGCGACATCTGCGCAGCCATCGCCGTCATAATCGGCCGGGACCGGCGTGGCCTGGGTTTCTTCGGTCATTCCGCCCAAAAGGCTGCCATTGATGATCGGCCCGGAGGGCATGACATAAACGTACCACATGGCGTGCGCGTTTTCGTAGAACGCGAGGTCCAGAATGCCGTCGCCGTTGTAATCCGCTGGAACGGCCGTTACGCCGGTCCAGCCAAATTGACCTTCGGCAAAGGCGTTGGCGTTGAACGCGCCGCGCCACATGCCGGTGGCCGGGTCAAAAAACCAGAGGTCGGCAATGCCGTCGCCGTCAAAATCGTCCGGCGCCGCTCTTATTTTTGCCACCGGCTCCAGATCGGAATAAGCGGTCGCTGAATTCGGCGGAGGAACGGGATCGGTTGCCGTCACGGCAATCCGCAGATATTTCCCGCGGTCGGCGGCGGTGATCACATGGTTGCTGGTTATTTCGCCCGCAAGACTCGTAAGACCGTTTCCGGCCGGGTCGTTGGCGCGCTGCCATTGGTAGGTAAAAGTCAGGCGGTCCATGTTCTGCCAGAGTCCCTTGCGGGCCGTAAAAGTCTGCCCGATGTAGGGCGCGCCGTAAATGGTCGGCTTTTCATAATTACTTGGAGAGCGGGAAAGAACCGTCATCCGGACGTTAATTGTCCAGGGGGCGTTCCGCGCGCGGCTGCCGCTCAGTTCGTCCGTGGCGTCAACAATAATGGAACCGTTGTATGTTCCCGGCGCGCGGCTGCCGGCCGACCATATGACCGTGATGGTATCGGTCTCGTTGGTCAGCAATCCGCTTGAGGGGCTGATGCTCAACCAATCGGCCTGGGATGTAATGGAATAATTCAACCCGCCGCGGGGAACACCGGCGTCGTTCCAGACATTGAAGGCGGCCAGGTTGGTTACGCTGCAATTTGCCATAACGGAGTTTGAGAGGCTGTCGGTATCAACGGCCAGGGACGCTTTTCCCCTGACGAGCAGGTCGGCGACTATTTTCAGGGGCGAGTTGGAGGCGGCCAAGCCCGTTGCCTCGTCCGTGCCTGCGAGCGTGACCGTGCCCGTATAACCGCCGGGCGCCAAAGAAGCAACATTGTAAGTCACGGAAATGGTCCGGCGGTCCCCCGAACTTTCTCCGCTGACCGGAGACAGGCTGATCCAGTCGGCATTATCCGACAGGGCAAACTGCATGGTTCCGGTCGGCGCGCCGCTGCTGTTCCATACCTCAAAGGTATAACCCGGCAGAGTTGTTCCTTCGGTGATTATATTGGTCCAGGCCCGCTGGCCCGCAGTCCAGGCAAGGCCCGGCCTGCTGTTGACGCGCATAACCACCTGAACCTGCTGGGTCGCGATGCCGGAGGCCGTCACGGTCACCACGCCTGTATGCCAGCCGGGCGCGAGACCTGCGGTTGAATAAGCCAGGGCAATTTCATTGGTCTCATCCACCACGGACCCGCTGGCCGCGCCGGGCGTAATCCATTCCTTGTCCGAAGTAATGGCGTAAGTCATGGAAACGCGGGGGGTCGCGCTGGTATTGGCAATGTAAATATTCTGGCCGGGCGGGTTATGGCCCGCGGTAACCGTGTTGGTAAGAGCCAGCGGCAACACCTGCAGGCTCGGCGGCAGACCCTGCACAAGGACCGATACCAGAATGGACTGCGGTGAATTGCTGGCGCTGACGCCCATAAATCCGTCCGCGCCGTCAATCTGAACCAAGGCCTGATAGGGCTGATTGCTCACCGGCAGATTGACGGTGTTAGTCAGGACGATCCAGGCGGTTCTCTGTTCGCCATGGCTGGTGTCATTGGCCGGTGTAATCGAAAGCCAGTTGGTATATCCGCCGCAGTTGGTATAGGTGATGGTGTTGGTGAAATCCAGAGGCAGGCAACCCGCTGATTTCCAGACATGAAAAGAATTGCTTGAGGCGCTCTGTCCTTTCCAGATCGTGCGTGAAATATTGGTCAGGTCCATTTCCATAAAAGGGCGCCAGTTGTTGGTTGCGGCGGTTATGTCGGAAGGGGCAAGATAATCCACCAACACATTGTCAAGGTAACTCGTTGCCGCAAAAGAAGCGGGATAATTCGTGTCCTTTTCTCCCGGCCCCAGGATTTCAAAACCGGCAAAAGAGGAATAATTGCTGTCGGCAAAGGCCAGATTGGTGCTTAACAACTGATGATTGACGAACAACGCCCATGTGTGGTTGCTGGTGTTAAGCCGCAAATCAATCCGGCCCCATTCATTGCTTCCAATCTGCGGCGCGCCGCCGCCGTCCATTAATTCGCTGAACTCATTCCAGCCGTTGGTGCCGTTATAAGCCACGCAATATCCTCCGGTGTTCACGTAAAAGACAGCGGATTGATTGTTGGTCACATAATAATCGGCGGCATTGCCGAGGTTATCGCGGGCCGGGCGGATGTGCATGGTCAGCCAGATGTTGCTGTTGGATATCTTGTTAAACCGGTTGGAAAGGAAACAATCGGGCGGAATGCTTGCGGCCTTGGCGCTGACACCGTTGGTATAGACGATATTGGTCTGGACTATAACGGCGTTGGATGAAGCGTACCAGCCGTTGGTGCCGTCAATCAGCGGGGTGCGGTTGGTATAAACTTCAAAATCGTCGGCGAAAGGCACGTCATTGGTCTTTTCCGCCGCGGCCGTAAGGATCATCATGCCGGCCGCCAGAATCGCCGCGGAACAATACTTTTCTGTCCGGTTAGTTGACATGTCCGTTTTCCAGAACCTTGTTTCCAGGCCTGTTTTTGCCGTTTATCTGGTAAAACAAATACAGTATATAACAACTTTCAAAACGATAACATAAAAAAAACGATAAGACAACCCGAAAACACAAAAAATACGTAACCCCTCAGTTATGTGGGTGGATGGCAATTCAATTGGCCAGTCTTCGTAGGGGCCGCGCTTGTCGCGCGCCCGTCTTTATTGAAGAGGACTTCGCAAGCGAAGCCCCTACGGTTTCTCTCTCCCCCTCAAAACTGAGGCCTTACAAAAATACTGTGCCGGAGGAGGGAGTTGAACCCACACGGTGTTGCCACCACTGGATTTTGAGTCCAGCGCGTCTGCCATTTCGCCACTCCGGCAAGGAAAAGAAAATTACCATCTTCCCCGGAAACA belongs to Kiritimatiellia bacterium and includes:
- the serC gene encoding 3-phosphoserine/phosphohydroxythreonine transaminase, translating into MARVYNFNAGPAVLPVEVLEEARDQMIEYQASGMSLLESSHRGKEYDAVHAEAVANYRSLLNCSDDYAVCFVAGGASLQFAMIPLNFLGAGQTADYANSGAWAAKAVKEAAIVGKVNIAANTAKDIPTRVPAAGDLKLTGGAAYVHITSNETISGAQWKSFPATESPLVADMSSDILSRPFDINQFGLIYAGAQKNLGPSGLALVVIRKDLAERGADNLPAILKYKTFIAENSLYNTPPCFSIYIMMLVSRWMLKKGLENIYRGNREKAAKIYGVIDKSGFYKGTAARECRSDMNVTFRLPSEGLEEQFVKEASKHGMKGLKGHRSVGGIRASIYNAFPPEGVDALAAFMREFERKNG
- a CDS encoding PIG-L family deacetylase, coding for MSSNPYLKFVSEYARLINEGTDLQLGGFPSKPRSTLSKEAPRALVFSPHPDDECIVGALPLRLLRELKMNVINVAVTLGSRKDRQMERLNELRGACEYLGFGLIQTAATGLEKINPKSREQTPELWGKSVQIAAKIINDNQPQVIFVPHENDWNSTHVGTQLLVADALRTLPESFCCWICHTEFWAPMNNPNLMVEVSVADLADTLAALSFHVGEVRRNPYHLRLPPWMQDNVRRGGELVGGQGGAAPEFVFAVLYRLQKWNRRKLEAAREKGRFVSCNDSLSLIFG